A genomic segment from Streptosporangium roseum DSM 43021 encodes:
- a CDS encoding ArnT family glycosyltransferase produces MTSRTPGPSVSSPAVFGQGSVPAGAAVSGQGSVPAGAAVSGQGPGPAAGPMPPGGPAAAPRHGISSDDGAGAAKSPTAGSGAAVRRAVLGAPGDPRWARPGLWGVLALAAVLHLWALGRNGYANDYYSAAILSGTQSWKAFFFGALDAGSFITVDKPPLALWVMGLPARIFGFGTWSMLLPQALAGVAAVAVVHSAVRRALPGTPGHAAGLLAALVMTLTPITVAINRDNNPDTVLVLLLVLAAWFCQEAIRTGRTRTLVLSAVLVGLAFNTKMLQAYLVLPTFAPLYLAMAPGTVLRRLGRLLAAGVALVASSAWWMVIVDLWPAAGRPYIGGSTDNSVWDLVIGYNGLGRIFGGGGRGGFGGGGGGFGGESGAGRLFNDVMAGQISWLLPFAVIALAAGLVLAGRGSPRGTRVALLLWGGWLAVHYVVFSFSSGTFHPYYSTAMAPAVAALTGLGGVLSWQAYRRAGAWSWTLPAGIAVTGAWAFVVLRRTPDFVPWLAWTVAAVTVAAVAGLVLARLGRRLGQRIAVVALIAGLVAGLAGPAAYALTPLGSAVNGTNPTAGPAGSGGFGGMRGPGGMRGGFPGRLSEGGPADLPGGGPGDLPEGLPGGGREAGSPGGTGRYGPEGMPGGMMRGGPGGAVDQKTTEYLRRNQGGATWLVAVSSAQSASSLILSTRLPVIAMGGFTGGDPAMTVDRLKELVSSGQLRYLMPGGDRGGPGAGGGSEVNAWVRANCTVVAPAEYGGAEGSQSLYRCG; encoded by the coding sequence ATGACCTCCCGTACCCCCGGCCCATCCGTTTCCTCCCCCGCCGTCTTCGGTCAGGGGTCCGTGCCCGCCGGTGCCGCCGTCTCCGGTCAGGGGTCTGTGCCCGCCGGTGCCGCCGTCTCCGGTCAGGGACCCGGGCCCGCCGCCGGCCCGATGCCCCCGGGCGGCCCTGCCGCGGCCCCCCGCCACGGGATCTCCTCCGACGACGGCGCAGGCGCGGCGAAGAGCCCTACGGCGGGGTCCGGCGCCGCCGTACGGCGGGCGGTCCTCGGCGCACCCGGCGACCCGCGCTGGGCGCGGCCCGGCCTGTGGGGGGTGCTCGCCCTGGCCGCGGTCCTCCACCTGTGGGCCCTCGGGCGCAACGGCTACGCCAACGACTACTACTCCGCCGCGATCCTGTCGGGCACCCAGAGCTGGAAGGCCTTCTTCTTCGGCGCCCTGGACGCCGGATCGTTCATCACCGTGGACAAGCCCCCGCTCGCGCTGTGGGTGATGGGGCTGCCGGCCAGGATCTTCGGGTTCGGGACGTGGAGCATGCTCCTGCCCCAGGCACTCGCGGGCGTCGCCGCCGTCGCCGTGGTCCACTCGGCCGTACGGCGGGCGCTGCCCGGCACGCCGGGCCATGCCGCGGGGCTGCTCGCGGCCCTGGTGATGACGCTGACCCCGATCACGGTCGCGATCAACCGGGACAACAACCCCGACACCGTCCTCGTCCTGCTCCTGGTCCTGGCCGCCTGGTTCTGCCAGGAGGCGATCCGCACCGGCCGGACGCGCACGCTCGTCCTGTCGGCCGTCCTCGTCGGCCTGGCCTTCAACACCAAGATGCTCCAGGCCTACCTGGTGCTCCCGACCTTCGCCCCGCTCTACCTGGCCATGGCCCCCGGCACGGTGCTCCGCCGGCTGGGCCGCCTGCTCGCGGCGGGCGTCGCGCTGGTGGCCTCCAGCGCCTGGTGGATGGTGATCGTGGACCTGTGGCCCGCCGCCGGCCGCCCCTACATCGGCGGCAGCACCGACAACTCCGTCTGGGACCTGGTCATCGGCTACAACGGCCTCGGCCGGATCTTCGGTGGCGGCGGGCGCGGCGGCTTCGGCGGGGGAGGGGGCGGTTTCGGCGGCGAGTCCGGAGCCGGGCGCCTGTTCAACGACGTCATGGCCGGGCAGATCTCCTGGCTGCTGCCCTTCGCCGTGATCGCCCTGGCCGCCGGGCTGGTCCTGGCCGGCCGCGGTTCCCCGCGCGGCACCCGCGTCGCCCTGCTGCTGTGGGGCGGCTGGCTCGCGGTCCACTACGTGGTGTTCAGCTTCTCCAGCGGCACCTTCCACCCCTACTACTCCACCGCCATGGCGCCGGCCGTCGCCGCCCTGACCGGTCTCGGCGGGGTGCTGTCGTGGCAGGCCTACCGGCGGGCCGGGGCGTGGTCGTGGACGCTGCCGGCCGGCATCGCGGTCACCGGCGCGTGGGCCTTCGTGGTGCTCCGCCGTACCCCGGACTTCGTGCCCTGGCTGGCCTGGACGGTGGCCGCGGTGACGGTGGCCGCGGTGGCCGGGCTGGTCCTGGCCCGGCTCGGCCGGCGCCTCGGGCAGCGGATCGCGGTGGTCGCCCTGATCGCCGGGCTGGTCGCGGGCCTCGCCGGTCCCGCCGCCTACGCCCTGACCCCGCTCGGCTCGGCCGTCAACGGCACCAACCCCACCGCGGGGCCCGCTGGCAGCGGCGGCTTCGGCGGCATGCGAGGTCCCGGCGGGATGCGGGGCGGCTTCCCGGGCAGGCTCTCCGAAGGAGGCCCGGCGGACCTCCCCGGCGGAGGTCCGGGCGACCTCCCGGAGGGTCTCCCCGGCGGCGGCCGTGAGGCGGGCTCGCCCGGCGGCACCGGGCGGTACGGGCCGGAGGGGATGCCCGGCGGGATGATGCGGGGCGGTCCCGGCGGGGCCGTGGACCAGAAGACGACCGAGTATCTGCGCAGGAACCAGGGCGGCGCGACCTGGCTGGTGGCGGTGAGCAGCGCGCAGAGCGCCTCGTCGCTCATCCTCTCCACCCGCCTGCCCGTCATCGCCATGGGCGGCTTCACCGGCGGCGACCCCGCCATGACCGTGGACCGGCTCAAGGAACTCGTCTCCTCCGGGCAGCTCAGGTATCTGATGCCGGGCGGCGACCGGGGCGGCCCCGGCGCCGGCGGCGGCTCCGAGGTGAACGCCTGGGTGCGGGCCAACTGCACCGTCGTCGCCCCCGCCGAGTACGGCGGCGCCGAGGGCAGCCAATCCCTCTACCGCTGCGGCTGA
- a CDS encoding bifunctional glycosyltransferase family 2/GtrA family protein — MGGSVKQLTAPPRTRLVEIVVPVYNEQRVLAESVRRLHAYLAGTFPYGFRITIADNASTDATWQIATDLGRELSHVRAVHLDAKGRGRALRRVWSESDADVVSYMDVDLSTDLDAFLPLVAPLLSGHSDLAIGTRLSRGANVVRGPKRELISRSYNLLLRSAMGAGFSDAQCGFKAARTEIVQALLPAVEDEEWFFDTELLLLAERHGLRIHEVPVDWVDDPDSRVDIVRTSMDDLRGMARVARKTLSGAARIPVPPRVQKARLPTGMARQLPSFAVIGVISTLAHLALFVTLRLVVPAVVANGLALLITAVANTAANRRFTFGVTGRAGALRHQLEGGLAFLIGLLLSTGGLALLGYLAPGASTAVEIAAVVAANALATLVRFLLLRVWVFNPRRAKEGAR; from the coding sequence ATGGGGGGAAGCGTGAAGCAGTTGACGGCACCGCCACGCACCCGGCTGGTCGAGATCGTGGTCCCCGTGTACAACGAGCAGCGGGTGCTCGCCGAGAGCGTCCGCCGCCTCCACGCCTACCTCGCCGGCACCTTCCCCTACGGCTTCCGCATCACGATCGCCGACAACGCCAGCACCGACGCCACCTGGCAGATCGCCACGGACCTCGGCCGTGAGCTGTCCCACGTGCGCGCCGTCCACCTGGACGCCAAGGGGCGGGGACGGGCGCTGCGCCGCGTCTGGTCCGAGAGCGACGCCGACGTGGTCAGCTACATGGACGTGGACCTGTCCACCGATCTGGACGCCTTCCTGCCGCTGGTGGCCCCGCTGCTGTCGGGCCACAGCGACCTGGCCATCGGCACCCGGCTGTCCAGGGGCGCCAACGTGGTCCGCGGGCCGAAACGGGAGCTCATCTCGCGGTCCTACAACCTGCTGCTGCGCTCGGCGATGGGCGCCGGCTTCTCCGACGCCCAGTGCGGCTTCAAGGCCGCCCGGACCGAGATCGTCCAGGCGCTGCTCCCCGCGGTCGAGGACGAGGAGTGGTTCTTCGACACCGAGCTGCTGCTCCTCGCCGAGCGGCACGGCCTGCGCATCCACGAGGTGCCGGTCGACTGGGTGGACGACCCCGACAGCCGGGTGGACATCGTCAGGACGTCCATGGACGACCTGCGGGGGATGGCCAGGGTGGCGCGGAAGACCCTGTCGGGCGCGGCCCGGATCCCGGTGCCGCCACGTGTCCAGAAGGCCCGGCTGCCCACCGGCATGGCCCGGCAGCTCCCCAGCTTCGCCGTCATCGGCGTGATCAGCACCCTGGCGCACCTGGCCCTGTTCGTCACCCTGCGGCTGGTGGTGCCCGCCGTGGTCGCCAACGGCCTGGCCCTGCTCATCACCGCCGTGGCCAACACCGCCGCCAACCGTCGCTTCACCTTCGGCGTCACCGGCCGCGCCGGAGCCCTGCGCCACCAGCTCGAAGGCGGCCTGGCCTTCCTCATCGGCCTCCTGCTCAGCACCGGTGGCCTGGCCCTGCTCGGCTACCTCGCCCCCGGGGCCTCCACCGCCGTCGAGATCGCCGCGGTCGTCGCCGCCAACGCCCTGGCCACGCTGGTCCGCTTCCTCCTGCTCCGCGTCTGGGTCTTCAACCCCCGCCGCGCGAAGGAAGGCGCCCGATGA
- a CDS encoding sensor histidine kinase, with translation MRGRRSLRSRLTALITVAVALAIAACAGTCWLIVRDELYDQVDRTLQGHPRGAPPGERPPKERDLSRVLELCAAGRTSPAGGDELRPFLSLVQVVYLDGRQCVLGPTAVVVTRADRAVAAGGPGDAELRNGVTDEGEPVRVRTANVAPGVAMMESRSLAQTESTLTWLAGILAGVAALGVLGAALAGLLISRTALRPVGRLTEAVEHVARTEDLATRIPVEGTDEIARLGTSFNAMTSALAGSRERQRRLIADAGHELRTPLTSLRTNIDLLLRSENTGRPLGPDPKRRLLGNLKAQFEEMSTLVGDLLQLSRSEDEHEPYVEVALHDVVESAVRRARLRAPETPMEVGLGPWYVHGDQAALERAVVNLLDNAVKFSAGPVTVRLRDGELTVRDRGPGIPQDELPYVFDRFWRSSSARSMPGSGLGLAIVAQAVRDAGGEVALENAAGGGTLARVRLPGSPHQI, from the coding sequence TTGAGGGGGCGCCGCTCCCTGCGCTCCCGGCTCACGGCCCTGATCACGGTGGCCGTGGCCCTCGCCATCGCGGCCTGCGCCGGAACGTGCTGGCTGATCGTCCGCGACGAGCTCTACGACCAGGTGGACCGGACGCTCCAGGGCCACCCGAGGGGAGCGCCGCCCGGGGAGAGGCCGCCGAAGGAGCGGGACCTGTCCCGGGTCCTGGAGCTGTGCGCGGCCGGGCGGACGTCCCCGGCCGGCGGCGACGAGCTGCGGCCCTTCCTGTCCCTGGTGCAGGTGGTCTACCTGGACGGCCGGCAGTGCGTGCTCGGCCCGACGGCGGTCGTGGTGACCAGGGCCGACAGGGCGGTGGCGGCGGGCGGGCCCGGTGACGCCGAGCTGCGCAACGGCGTCACCGACGAGGGCGAACCGGTGCGGGTGCGGACCGCGAACGTCGCACCCGGCGTCGCGATGATGGAGTCACGGTCGCTGGCCCAGACCGAGTCGACGCTGACCTGGCTGGCCGGGATCCTGGCGGGGGTGGCCGCGCTCGGGGTCCTGGGCGCGGCCCTGGCGGGCCTGCTCATCTCCCGTACGGCGCTGCGCCCGGTCGGCCGCCTGACCGAGGCCGTGGAGCACGTCGCCAGGACCGAGGACCTGGCCACCAGGATCCCCGTCGAGGGCACCGACGAGATCGCCAGGCTCGGCACCTCCTTCAACGCGATGACCAGCGCGCTGGCCGGGTCCCGGGAGCGTCAGCGGCGGCTGATCGCCGACGCGGGGCACGAGCTGCGCACCCCGCTCACCAGCCTGCGCACCAACATCGACCTGCTGCTGCGCAGCGAGAACACCGGCCGCCCGCTCGGCCCGGACCCCAAGCGCAGGCTGCTGGGCAACCTCAAAGCCCAGTTCGAGGAGATGTCCACGCTGGTCGGGGACCTGCTCCAGCTCTCCCGCTCGGAGGACGAGCACGAGCCGTACGTCGAGGTGGCCCTCCACGACGTGGTCGAGTCGGCCGTGCGCCGGGCCCGGCTCCGCGCCCCCGAGACCCCGATGGAGGTCGGCCTCGGGCCCTGGTACGTCCACGGGGACCAGGCCGCCCTGGAACGGGCCGTGGTGAACCTCCTGGACAACGCGGTGAAGTTCTCCGCGGGCCCGGTGACCGTACGGCTGCGCGACGGTGAGCTGACCGTCCGGGACCGGGGGCCGGGCATCCCGCAGGACGAGCTGCCGTACGTGTTCGACCGCTTCTGGCGGTCCTCCTCCGCCCGGAGCATGCCCGGCTCGGGGCTGGGACTGGCCATCGTGGCGCAGGCCGTACGGGACGCCGGGGGGGAGGTCGCCCTGGAGAACGCCGCGGGCGGCGGGACCCTGGCCAGGGTGCGCCTGCCGGGCTCTCCCCATCAGATCTGA
- a CDS encoding response regulator transcription factor has product MGDDEAARVLVVDDEPALREALQSSLEYEGYRVGLASDGLAALEILEREPYELVLLDVMMPRLDGLTACRRLRAAGNHVPVLMLTARDAVGDRVSGLDAGADDYLVKPFELDELLARVRALLRRSALTAPAAADDDGGVLLHGDLRMDTASREVTRAGEPLELTRTEYLLLELLMVHPRQVLTREQILSEVWGFDFEPSSNSLDVYVMYLRRKTEAAGRSRLIHTVRGVGYVLRSSP; this is encoded by the coding sequence ATGGGTGACGATGAGGCGGCGCGCGTGCTGGTCGTGGACGACGAGCCCGCGCTCAGGGAGGCACTGCAGAGCAGCCTGGAGTACGAGGGATACCGGGTGGGCCTGGCCTCGGACGGACTGGCCGCGCTGGAGATCCTGGAGCGCGAGCCGTACGAGCTGGTCCTGCTCGATGTGATGATGCCCCGCCTCGACGGGCTGACCGCCTGCCGCAGGCTCCGGGCCGCCGGCAACCACGTGCCGGTGCTCATGCTCACCGCCCGCGACGCCGTGGGCGACCGGGTGTCGGGGCTGGACGCGGGGGCCGACGACTACCTGGTCAAACCGTTCGAGCTGGACGAGCTGCTGGCCCGCGTCAGGGCGCTGCTGCGGCGCAGCGCCCTGACCGCGCCCGCCGCGGCCGACGACGACGGCGGCGTGCTCCTCCACGGCGACCTGCGGATGGACACCGCCAGCCGCGAGGTCACCCGCGCGGGCGAGCCGCTGGAGCTGACCAGGACCGAATACCTGCTGCTGGAGCTGCTGATGGTCCATCCCCGCCAGGTGCTCACCCGTGAGCAGATCCTCAGCGAGGTGTGGGGCTTCGACTTCGAGCCGTCCTCCAACTCCCTCGACGTCTACGTCATGTATCTGCGCCGCAAGACCGAGGCCGCCGGGCGGTCCCGGCTGATCCACACCGTCCGGGGCGTCGGCTACGTGCTGCGGAGCTCCCCTTGA
- a CDS encoding phytoene desaturase family protein: protein MIIGGGHNGLVAAAYLARAGRKVLVLERLGHVGGLAVSAQAFPGVDARLSRYSYLVSLLPAKVVADLGIKVELRRRRYASYTPAGDTGLLVDNGDAARTAASFARVTGGTAELEAWRRFYAMTADVAERVAPTLLEPLMDRAAMRDLVGRQAWRELFERPIGEVVDERFADDTVRGVVLTDALIGTFADPCDQGLLANRCLLYHVIGDGTGDWNVPVGGMGAVSGALAGAARAAGAEILTGAEVVAVDPSGEVTFRDADGEHTVRGERILANVPPAVLARLLGAGEPTPEGAQLKVNMVLSRLPRLRDPDVDPVAAFSGTFHINEGRDQLARAYAEAAAGRIPELPPAEVYCHSLTDPSILGPGLRAAGAQTMTLFGLHMPARLFREDPAGAREAALRATLASIDRVLAEPIEDCLLRAPDGRPCLEAKTPVDLENEAGLPGGHIFHRDLSWPFGEPGKWGVETAFERILLCGAGARRGGGVSGIPGHNAAMALLA, encoded by the coding sequence GTGATCATCGGAGGCGGCCACAACGGCCTGGTCGCCGCCGCCTACCTCGCCCGCGCGGGCCGCAAGGTCCTCGTCCTGGAACGCCTCGGCCACGTCGGCGGCCTCGCCGTGTCGGCGCAGGCCTTCCCCGGCGTCGACGCCCGGCTCTCGCGCTACTCCTACCTGGTCAGCCTGCTGCCGGCCAAGGTCGTGGCCGATCTCGGGATCAAGGTCGAGCTGCGCCGCCGCCGGTACGCCTCCTACACCCCCGCCGGGGACACCGGCCTGCTGGTGGACAACGGCGACGCCGCCCGCACCGCCGCCTCCTTCGCCCGGGTCACCGGAGGCACCGCCGAGCTGGAGGCGTGGCGGCGCTTCTACGCGATGACCGCCGACGTCGCCGAACGGGTCGCGCCGACCCTGCTGGAACCGCTCATGGACCGTGCGGCGATGCGGGACCTCGTCGGCCGGCAGGCGTGGCGGGAGCTGTTCGAACGGCCGATCGGCGAGGTCGTGGACGAGCGGTTCGCCGACGACACCGTGCGGGGCGTGGTGCTCACCGACGCCCTGATCGGCACCTTCGCCGACCCGTGCGACCAGGGCCTGCTGGCCAACCGCTGCCTGCTCTACCACGTGATCGGGGACGGGACCGGTGACTGGAACGTCCCTGTCGGCGGCATGGGCGCGGTCTCCGGAGCCCTGGCCGGCGCCGCGCGCGCGGCCGGCGCCGAGATCCTGACCGGCGCCGAGGTCGTCGCCGTCGACCCGTCGGGCGAGGTCACCTTCCGCGACGCGGACGGGGAGCACACGGTCCGGGGCGAGCGGATCCTGGCCAACGTGCCGCCCGCCGTGCTCGCCCGCCTGCTGGGGGCCGGCGAGCCGACACCCGAGGGCGCCCAGCTCAAGGTGAACATGGTGCTGTCCAGGCTGCCCCGGCTCAGGGATCCCGACGTGGACCCGGTGGCGGCCTTCAGCGGCACGTTCCACATCAACGAGGGCCGCGACCAGCTCGCCCGCGCCTACGCGGAGGCGGCGGCCGGGCGGATCCCGGAGCTGCCCCCGGCCGAGGTCTACTGCCACTCCCTCACCGACCCCTCCATCCTCGGCCCGGGCCTGCGCGCCGCCGGAGCCCAGACGATGACCCTGTTCGGCCTCCACATGCCCGCCCGGCTGTTCCGCGAGGATCCGGCCGGGGCACGCGAGGCCGCGCTGAGGGCCACGCTGGCCTCGATCGACCGGGTGCTCGCCGAGCCGATCGAGGACTGCCTGCTGCGCGCCCCCGACGGACGCCCCTGCCTGGAGGCCAAGACGCCGGTCGACCTGGAGAACGAGGCGGGCCTGCCCGGCGGCCACATCTTCCACCGCGACCTGTCCTGGCCGTTCGGCGAGCCGGGCAAGTGGGGCGTGGAGACCGCCTTCGAGCGCATCCTGCTCTGCGGCGCGGGCGCCCGGCGGGGCGGCGGCGTCAGCGGCATCCCCGGCCACAACGCCGCGATGGCACTGCTGGCCTGA
- a CDS encoding LysR family transcriptional regulator produces MSELPDLGSLRLLVDVDRLGSLGQAARAAGIAQPSASKRIALLERRLGLPLLERTPRGSTLTPQGVMVSAWAAQVLAAAEELMRGAEAVRHGRAAHLHIAASMTVAEYLLPRWLGELQNREPQVQVGLDVQNSAEVARLVGGGIELGFVEGPSVPPGLASRVVATDRLVVVVAPGHPWARRRTALLAAELAATPLVVRERGSGTRETLDLALNGHAAAAPRLELGSNAAVKGAAGEGAAPAVLSGYAVEAELATGRLAEVATRGINLERRLRAIWRRGRTPTGPAATLLKITLSTAASERGPRTGPAAGRSAP; encoded by the coding sequence ATGAGCGAGTTGCCCGATCTCGGGTCCCTGCGGTTGCTCGTCGACGTGGACCGCCTGGGCAGTCTCGGCCAGGCGGCCCGGGCGGCGGGCATCGCCCAGCCGTCGGCGAGCAAGCGGATCGCGCTGCTGGAGCGCCGTCTCGGGCTCCCCCTGCTGGAGCGCACCCCGCGCGGCTCCACCCTCACCCCGCAGGGGGTGATGGTCTCGGCCTGGGCCGCGCAGGTGCTGGCGGCGGCCGAGGAGCTGATGCGCGGGGCGGAGGCGGTGCGGCACGGCCGGGCGGCCCACCTGCACATCGCGGCCAGCATGACGGTGGCCGAATACCTGCTGCCGCGCTGGCTGGGGGAGCTGCAGAACCGGGAGCCTCAGGTCCAGGTCGGGCTGGACGTGCAGAACTCCGCGGAGGTGGCCAGGCTGGTCGGCGGCGGGATCGAGCTCGGCTTCGTGGAGGGGCCCTCGGTCCCGCCGGGGCTCGCCTCCCGGGTGGTGGCCACCGACCGGCTCGTCGTGGTGGTCGCTCCCGGCCACCCCTGGGCGCGCCGCCGTACGGCGCTGCTGGCCGCCGAGCTCGCCGCCACCCCGCTGGTCGTCCGCGAGCGTGGCTCCGGCACCCGCGAGACCCTGGACCTGGCGCTGAACGGCCACGCGGCCGCGGCTCCCCGGCTGGAGCTCGGCTCCAACGCCGCGGTCAAGGGCGCCGCGGGCGAGGGCGCCGCCCCCGCCGTGCTCAGCGGCTACGCCGTCGAGGCCGAGCTGGCCACCGGCCGTCTGGCCGAGGTCGCCACCCGGGGGATCAACCTCGAACGCCGCCTGCGCGCGATCTGGCGGCGGGGCCGCACGCCCACCGGCCCCGCCGCCACTCTCCTGAAAATCACCCTGTCCACGGCCGCGAGCGAGCGGGGGCCCCGGACCGGACCGGCGGCGGGCCGATCCGCACCGTAG
- a CDS encoding YeiH family protein — MAFLPFTGSSGHLTDRHAPGGGGPARRGQGADSFAGAASEPATRPAGDARDAAPRPADDDPGIAPRPSGDILGVVPRPPGDGPGVVPRPGPVRRAAAELGTLAPGLGVAAAVVVLSTALSRAVPGTSAAVIAVACGVALTNLGGFHRSLRPGLRFAGRRLLRLAIVLLGLQIALPEVLALGWRALMVIAAATGGTFLATRWIGKRMGVSPRRSLLIATGVSVCGAAAVAAMHEVADSDDDDVASAVSVVVLYGSATIVVLPLLARFFGLTPHQFGVWAGASVHEVAQVAAIGATAGAGVLASAVVAKLARVVLLAPIVALTSATLRRGAAPRPPGAPGTGVPEGGGADTADTADMTDTGTSGTAGDKGTAGGVAEGGAGSTVAGAGRRPPVMPLFVAGFLTMVIARSTGLVPAEVTRALPEVTGVLLAAALFGLGTGVNLRELARGGRSLLLGGAATAVIGVISLLGVVIMG; from the coding sequence ATGGCTTTCCTCCCGTTCACCGGCTCCTCCGGACACCTCACCGACAGGCATGCCCCGGGCGGAGGCGGACCGGCCCGCCGCGGGCAGGGCGCGGACTCCTTCGCCGGCGCCGCCTCTGAGCCCGCCACCCGGCCCGCCGGCGACGCCCGGGACGCCGCCCCCCGGCCCGCCGACGACGACCCAGGCATCGCTCCCCGGCCCTCCGGCGACATCTTGGGCGTCGTTCCCCGGCCTCCCGGCGACGGCCCAGGCGTCGTTCCCCGGCCCGGCCCGGTACGGCGGGCGGCGGCGGAGCTCGGCACCCTCGCACCCGGCCTGGGCGTGGCGGCCGCGGTGGTGGTCCTGTCGACGGCACTGAGCCGGGCCGTCCCCGGGACGAGCGCGGCCGTCATCGCGGTGGCCTGCGGGGTCGCGCTCACCAACCTCGGTGGATTCCACCGGTCGCTCCGCCCAGGGCTGCGGTTCGCGGGCCGCCGGCTGCTCCGCCTGGCGATCGTGCTGCTCGGGCTGCAGATCGCCCTGCCGGAGGTGCTCGCACTCGGCTGGCGGGCGCTCATGGTGATCGCCGCCGCCACCGGCGGCACGTTCCTCGCCACGCGGTGGATCGGGAAGCGGATGGGGGTGAGCCCGCGCAGGTCGCTGCTCATCGCGACCGGGGTCTCCGTGTGCGGGGCCGCGGCCGTGGCCGCCATGCACGAGGTGGCCGACAGCGACGACGACGACGTGGCGAGCGCGGTCAGCGTGGTCGTCCTGTACGGCAGCGCCACGATCGTCGTGCTGCCGCTGCTCGCACGGTTCTTCGGCCTGACGCCGCACCAGTTCGGCGTGTGGGCGGGCGCTTCGGTCCACGAGGTCGCCCAGGTGGCGGCCATCGGCGCGACCGCCGGGGCGGGGGTGCTGGCGAGCGCGGTGGTGGCCAAGCTGGCCCGGGTCGTCCTGCTGGCCCCGATCGTGGCACTGACCTCCGCCACCCTGCGGCGCGGCGCGGCGCCCCGCCCGCCCGGGGCTCCCGGGACCGGGGTGCCGGAAGGCGGCGGCGCGGACACGGCAGACACGGCGGATATGACGGATACCGGCACGTCGGGCACGGCGGGCGACAAGGGCACGGCGGGGGGCGTGGCGGAGGGCGGGGCGGGCTCTACGGTCGCGGGTGCCGGGCGGCGTCCGCCGGTGATGCCCCTGTTCGTGGCGGGATTCCTCACAATGGTGATCGCGCGGAGCACGGGCCTGGTCCCCGCCGAGGTCACCCGGGCGCTGCCCGAGGTGACAGGAGTGTTACTCGCGGCCGCACTCTTCGGGCTGGGGACAGGCGTCAACCTCAGGGAGCTGGCGCGCGGCGGACGGTCCCTGCTGCTGGGCGGAGCGGCCACGGCGGTCATCGGCGTGATCTCACTGCTCGGCGTGGTCATCATGGGCTGA
- a CDS encoding pseudouridine-5'-phosphate glycosidase — translation MRTTQQPIDNVLRPSDEVAEALAQGAPVVALESTIISHGLPQPRNLEVALELEEIVRESGAVPATIAVLDGVAHIGLDQRELKRIATESGLRKLGFRDLPAAAALKASGATTVSATSFLAARAGIRIFATGGLGGVHRGWTESQDESADLDMLSRTRITVVCAGVKSILDVPGTLQRLETREVSVAGFRTDEFPGFYLHTSGEPIDWRIETPAEAADIMRAQDALGGPETALIVANPVPVAEQLDPALHDRVLAEALAAADRERVTGQAITPFLLEYLVRGTDGASLEANLAAVRGNVRIAGQIAASWSRGN, via the coding sequence ATGCGTACCACCCAGCAGCCCATCGACAACGTGCTCCGGCCCTCCGACGAGGTGGCCGAGGCACTGGCGCAGGGCGCCCCGGTCGTGGCACTCGAGTCCACGATCATCTCGCACGGCCTGCCCCAGCCCCGCAACCTCGAGGTCGCGCTGGAGCTGGAGGAGATCGTCCGTGAGTCGGGGGCGGTGCCGGCGACGATCGCGGTGCTGGACGGCGTCGCGCACATCGGCCTGGACCAGCGTGAGCTCAAGCGGATCGCCACCGAGTCCGGCCTGCGCAAGCTGGGCTTCCGCGACCTGCCCGCCGCCGCCGCGCTGAAGGCCAGCGGGGCGACCACGGTCTCGGCGACCTCGTTCCTGGCCGCCCGGGCGGGCATCCGGATCTTCGCCACCGGCGGTCTCGGCGGCGTGCACCGCGGGTGGACCGAGAGCCAGGACGAGTCCGCCGACCTCGACATGCTGAGCCGCACCCGTATCACCGTCGTCTGCGCGGGTGTGAAGTCCATTCTGGACGTCCCGGGCACCCTGCAGCGGCTGGAGACCCGTGAGGTCAGCGTCGCGGGCTTCCGCACCGACGAGTTCCCCGGCTTCTACCTGCACACCTCCGGCGAGCCGATCGACTGGCGGATCGAGACCCCGGCCGAGGCCGCCGACATCATGCGGGCCCAGGACGCGCTCGGCGGCCCGGAGACCGCGCTGATCGTGGCCAACCCGGTGCCGGTGGCCGAGCAGCTCGACCCCGCCCTGCACGACCGGGTCCTCGCCGAGGCCCTGGCCGCCGCCGACCGGGAGAGGGTCACCGGCCAGGCCATCACCCCGTTCCTCCTGGAGTACCTGGTGAGGGGCACCGACGGCGCCTCGCTTGAGGCGAATCTGGCCGCCGTACGAGGAAACGTCCGGATAGCCGGGCAGATCGCGGCGTCGTGGAGCCGGGGAAACTGA